In Deinococcus budaensis, the genomic window GCCTTGGGGCTGACCCAGAACGAGTACACGCCGCGTTCCATGCCCGCGTAGGCCTTCTCGCTGATCACGGGCTGCTTGATGATGTCGTAGTAGCTCACTGCGCTGCTCCTTCGGACACAGCCTCGTCCTGAGCAGGCTCCAGCGCGACCGCGTCGATCACCAGGCGCTCGTGACGCAGGATGTCGTAGGCGTTCAGGCCCGCGACCGGCATCACGGTGGCCCAGGGGACGTTGCGCGCGGCGCGGCGGGTCTGCTCGTCGTCGGTGACGATCAAGACGCGCTCGGAGCCGTCCAGGCCGTTTTGCCCGGCCCAGTTGATAAAGCCCTTGGTCTTGCCGTCGAGGTCGAAGCCGTCCACCGCGAGCAGCTTGCCGGTCTCCTGGCGGTCGGCCAGGGCCATCGCCAGGCCGAGCTGACGCACCTTGCGGGGCAGGGTGTAGCTGTAGCTGCGGGGCTTGGGGCCGAAGGCGACGCCGCCACCCACGAAGGTGGGCACGCCCCGGTCACCGTGACGGGCGTTGCCGGTGCCCTTCTGGCTGTACATCTTGTGGCCCGACTTGCTGACCTGGGCGCGCGTCTTGGTGCTGGCAGTGCCGCGGCGGCGACCGGCCAGCTGCCAGGTCACGACCTCGTGCAGCACGTGCGGGTTGACTTCGGGCAGGTCCAGCTCGATCGAGCGGCCACCCCGGGTCCCGATGACGTTGATCTGCGCCATCTTACTTGCCTCCCTTGGCGGCCTGGCGCAGCACCACGAGACCGCCGTTGGCCCCGGGCACGGCGCCCTTGACCAGGATCAGGTTCTCGTCCGCGCGCACCTCGACCACTTCGAGGTTCTGCACGGTGATGCGGTCCATGCCCATGTGTCCGGCCATCTTCTTGCCCTTGTACACGCGGCCGGGCGTCTTGCGCTGACCGATGGAGCCGGGGCGGCGGTGCCACTTCTTGGAGCCGTGGCTCGCGGGACCACCCGCGAAGTTCCAGCGCTTCATGACGCCCTGAAAGCCCTTGCCCTTGCTG contains:
- the rplD gene encoding 50S ribosomal protein L4 yields the protein MAQINVIGTRGGRSIELDLPEVNPHVLHEVVTWQLAGRRRGTASTKTRAQVSKSGHKMYSQKGTGNARHGDRGVPTFVGGGVAFGPKPRSYSYTLPRKVRQLGLAMALADRQETGKLLAVDGFDLDGKTKGFINWAGQNGLDGSERVLIVTDDEQTRRAARNVPWATVMPVAGLNAYDILRHERLVIDAVALEPAQDEAVSEGAAQ